Proteins from a genomic interval of Nasonia vitripennis strain AsymCx chromosome 3, Nvit_psr_1.1, whole genome shotgun sequence:
- the LOC100678478 gene encoding uncharacterized protein LOC100678478 isoform X1 has protein sequence MERRSVSEIIEQYQPLIRKYENDENLVILDAREEPGTKAGENYMSIVLRTKIIGRRGNGSPYKKSFMRKMLLCNMQLAKITRNSNLFRIESYFYEKLLPLLGPFGPDCILAQPREIIMEDLGDRDFSICERRKLLDLEHCSAVVQTLASMHASSLHLKLSSPDRFAELVAPLCENIFPTDTEESIGSFFESGVDFALKSLESIEPRTGRVERAIEFLRSYQDKVAESMRQLLRPRPEDEQRFWVITHGDTWNNNIMFLHDAEGKVVRVKFVDFQVARHSSPAFDFTYFLYSSARSEVLERDTDELIGTYERFLLHDLRRLDAPERDLGALARPGWFKDELRRNGLFGLFGALMVLQVIFIDEGRAVELEMNKTKDEFNTEKLYDLTPEKTERLFTVVDHYVRHFKNDASS, from the exons ATGGAGCGACGAAGTGTGTCAG AAATTATCGAACAGTATCAGCCGCTGATAAGGAAGTATGAAAACGACGAAAATCTGGTCATTCTGGATGCTAGAGAGGAACCTGGGACTAAAGCAGGAGAGAACTATATGTCGATAGTACTTAGAACAAAAATCATAGGAAGACGAGGAAATGGAAGTC CTTACAAAAAGTCCTTTATGCGAAAAATGCTGTTGTGCAACATGCAGCTGGCCAAGATCACCCGCAACAGCAACCTTTTTCGCATCGAGTCGTATTTCTATGAAAAGCTCCTTCCGCTACTTGGGCCCTTCGGTCCAGACTGCATTCTAGCACAACCACGCGAGATAATCATGGAGGACTTGGGAGACCGGGATTTCTCCATCTGCGAAAGGCGCAAGCTCCTCGACTTGGAGCACTGTTCAGCAGTCGTACAG ACGTTAGCATCGATGCACGCCTCGTCGCTCCACCTAAAGCTCAGCTCGCCGGATCGTTTCGCAGAGCTGGTGGCGCCGCTCTGCGAGAACATCTTCCCCACGGACACCGAGGAGTCGATCGGCTCGTTCTTCGAGAGCGGCGTGGATTTCGCTCTCAAGAGCTTGGAGTCAATCGAACCTCGCACCGGAAGGGTGGAACGCGCCATCGAGTTCCTCCGGAGCTACCAAGACAAGGTGGCCGAGAGTATGAGGCAGCTGCTCAGGCCGAGGCCGGAGGACGAGCAGCGCTTTTGGGTCATCACGCACGGCGACACCTGGAACAATAACATCATGTTTTTGCACGATGCCGAGGGCAAGGTCGTGCGCGTCAAATTCGTCGACTTTCAG GTGGCGAGGCACTCGTCACCGGCGTTCGACTTCACTTACTTCCTGTACTCGTCGGCGAGGTCGGAGGTCCTCGAGCGCGACACGGACGAGCTCATCGGCACGTACGAGCGCTTTCTGCTGCACGACCTTCGCAGGCTCGACGCTCCCGAGCGCGACCTCGGGGCCCTCGCTCGGCCGGGCTGGTTCAAGGACGAGCTCCGACGAAACGGCCTTTTCGGCCTCTTCGGCGCGCTCATGGTGCTGCAGGTCATCTTCATCGACGAGGGTCGAGCCGTCGAGTTGG AGATGAACAAAACGAAGGACGAATTCAACACGGAGAAGCTGTACGACTTGACGCCGGAGAAGACAGAGAGGCTATTCACCGTCGTTGACCATTACGTGCGACACTTCAAGAACGACGCTTCTAGCTGA
- the LOC100678478 gene encoding uncharacterized protein LOC100678478 isoform X2, whose protein sequence is MSIVLRTKIIGRRGNGSPYKKSFMRKMLLCNMQLAKITRNSNLFRIESYFYEKLLPLLGPFGPDCILAQPREIIMEDLGDRDFSICERRKLLDLEHCSAVVQTLASMHASSLHLKLSSPDRFAELVAPLCENIFPTDTEESIGSFFESGVDFALKSLESIEPRTGRVERAIEFLRSYQDKVAESMRQLLRPRPEDEQRFWVITHGDTWNNNIMFLHDAEGKVVRVKFVDFQVARHSSPAFDFTYFLYSSARSEVLERDTDELIGTYERFLLHDLRRLDAPERDLGALARPGWFKDELRRNGLFGLFGALMVLQVIFIDEGRAVELEMNKTKDEFNTEKLYDLTPEKTERLFTVVDHYVRHFKNDASS, encoded by the exons ATGTCGATAGTACTTAGAACAAAAATCATAGGAAGACGAGGAAATGGAAGTC CTTACAAAAAGTCCTTTATGCGAAAAATGCTGTTGTGCAACATGCAGCTGGCCAAGATCACCCGCAACAGCAACCTTTTTCGCATCGAGTCGTATTTCTATGAAAAGCTCCTTCCGCTACTTGGGCCCTTCGGTCCAGACTGCATTCTAGCACAACCACGCGAGATAATCATGGAGGACTTGGGAGACCGGGATTTCTCCATCTGCGAAAGGCGCAAGCTCCTCGACTTGGAGCACTGTTCAGCAGTCGTACAG ACGTTAGCATCGATGCACGCCTCGTCGCTCCACCTAAAGCTCAGCTCGCCGGATCGTTTCGCAGAGCTGGTGGCGCCGCTCTGCGAGAACATCTTCCCCACGGACACCGAGGAGTCGATCGGCTCGTTCTTCGAGAGCGGCGTGGATTTCGCTCTCAAGAGCTTGGAGTCAATCGAACCTCGCACCGGAAGGGTGGAACGCGCCATCGAGTTCCTCCGGAGCTACCAAGACAAGGTGGCCGAGAGTATGAGGCAGCTGCTCAGGCCGAGGCCGGAGGACGAGCAGCGCTTTTGGGTCATCACGCACGGCGACACCTGGAACAATAACATCATGTTTTTGCACGATGCCGAGGGCAAGGTCGTGCGCGTCAAATTCGTCGACTTTCAG GTGGCGAGGCACTCGTCACCGGCGTTCGACTTCACTTACTTCCTGTACTCGTCGGCGAGGTCGGAGGTCCTCGAGCGCGACACGGACGAGCTCATCGGCACGTACGAGCGCTTTCTGCTGCACGACCTTCGCAGGCTCGACGCTCCCGAGCGCGACCTCGGGGCCCTCGCTCGGCCGGGCTGGTTCAAGGACGAGCTCCGACGAAACGGCCTTTTCGGCCTCTTCGGCGCGCTCATGGTGCTGCAGGTCATCTTCATCGACGAGGGTCGAGCCGTCGAGTTGG AGATGAACAAAACGAAGGACGAATTCAACACGGAGAAGCTGTACGACTTGACGCCGGAGAAGACAGAGAGGCTATTCACCGTCGTTGACCATTACGTGCGACACTTCAAGAACGACGCTTCTAGCTGA
- the LOC100114681 gene encoding homeobox protein 2-like, with protein sequence MASEVISVLIASVIVCVFAEPPVQIDERHLQPNHDQDDNAGNGWQDSVPGLPGRDYPNLTSIPETSFTCAGKTPGGYYADVETRCQVFHVCSTNGAKSSFLCPSGSVFNQRHFVCDWWYDFICEQAPKLYALNRGLDDRLETPSSTPSLPIDSSFNSIAGPGGDLSLASSGYPNNIRDDANSIYEDYTSVKIADSEPAKEKFPSVAASSAPSASVQQLGDSSQATTSGIPADNYFEARRHERLNSQQQHQTRGRNHEENRRPLTYRRRPIHGLDNVPRGFSKDHAEKQALAKGSNQGAGSFVNNGLADESERNKNFPLPRENNNYVDSNTYNNRLNAADNDNQNRNINDFNGNNNNNRFENYYQSTERYPLVPQNSNRVNKNYTANNNNNNNNNNNANNNYYNGNNVNNDVQSNNYYNQNNFNDNDQNSNNNYYNKNNMNSNEYYNPGNNNIKYDNYNRKAESVESSTVHSYSTNYDFPKDHQAQTSELSTSRPRSINSSPTEDDVDRERQREVDSADLKRKRPQPHHQQSYDNQSPAFLIREEFTPNIWRDDLSTSSTASQSPPYPPDRGYLSPGSDTSTLSRPVEVTTPVASTTVSYPKPKPQERPKFLGRRPAGGLPSGAGNGLPGANKVLIGSDAITNTPGEESAGAGDNSESGVTASGVNGNGNGVNGWGDQSSTYLPPQTYNEFGGDGQNNNWNNAGQTWNNGRHYDGRY encoded by the exons ATGGCGTCGGAAGTGATCAGCGTCCTCATCGCATCGGTTATCGTCTGCGTCTTCGCGGAGCCG cCGGTGCAAATAGACGAGCGGCATCTGCAGCCGAACCACGATCAAGACGATAACGCGGGTAACGGCTGGCAGGACTCGGTTCCGGGTCTGCCCGGCAGGGATTACCCGAATCTGACCAGCATACCCGAGACGTCGTTCACCTGCGCCGGAAAAACGCCCGGGGGGTACTACGCCGACGTCGAAACGAGATGCCAG GTGTTTCACGTATGCAGCACTAATGGCGCCAAAAGTTCCTTCCTCTGTCCGAGCGGCAGTGTTTTCAACCAACGGCACTTCGTTTGCGACTGGTGGTACGACTTCATTTGTGAGCAAGCTCCCAAGCTCTATGCACTCAATCGCGGACTCGACGATCGCCTCGAAACTCCATCCTCGACGCCGTCCTTGCCCATCGATTCGTCGTTCAATTCCATCGCTGGACCCGGGGGCGATCTGTCCCTCGCCAGTTCCGGTTATCCGAACAATATTAGGGACGATGCTAACTCGATCTACGAAGATTACACTTCCGTCAAGAT AGCCGACAGCGAGCCTGCCAAGGAGAAATTTCCATCCGTGGCCGCTTCCAGCGCGCCGAGCGCCAGTGTACAGCAGCTTGGAGACTCGAGTCAGGCCACGACTTCCGGGATCCCCGCCGATAATTACTTCGAGGCTCGTCGACACGAACGTTTAAAtagtcagcagcagcatcagacTCGTGGACGCAATCACGAGGAAAATCGACGACCCTTGACGTATCGCAGGAGACCGATCCACGGCCTGGACAATGTGCCGAGGGGATTTTCCAAGGATCACGCCGAGAAACAGGCTTTGGCCAAAGG GAGCAATCAGGGCGCAGGATCTTTTGTGAACAACGGATTAGccgacgagagcgagaggaataaaaattttccctTGCCTAGAGAGAATAATAATTACGTGGACAGCAACACCTACAACAACAGACTGAATGCAGCTGACAACGACAACCAAAATAGGAATATCAACGATTTTAACGgtaacaacaacaataacagaTTCGAAAATTATTACCAGAGTACGGAGCGCTACCCGCTTGTGCCACAAAACAGTAATCGCGTGAACAAAAATTACACcgccaacaacaacaataacaataataataataataatgcaaacAACAACTACTACAACGGAAATAATGTTAATAACGATGTTCAAAGTAATAATTACTACAATCagaataattttaatgataacgatcaaaatagcaataataactattacaacaaaaataaCATGAACAGCAACGAATATTATAATCCGGGCAACAATAATATCAAGTACGACAACTACAATCGGAAAGCAGAGAGCGTCGAATCGAGCACTGTTCACAGTTATAGCACCAACTACGATTTCCCCAAAGACCATCAGGCTCAGACCTCCGAACTGTCTACCTCGAGACCTCGCTCGATAAACTCCAGCCCCACAGAGGACGACGTAGATCGCGAACGACAGCGCGAAGTAGACAGCGCTGACCTAAAACGCAAACGTCCTCAGCCTCACCATCAGCAGTCTTATGACAATCAATCCCCGGCGTTTCTCATTCGAGAGGAATTCACACCGAACATCTGGAGGGATGATTTGTCCACGAGCAGTACAGCGTCCCAGAGCCCACCCTACCCTCCAGACAGAGGCTATCTCAGCCCGGGTTCCGATACTTCGACGCTGTCAAGGCCCGTGGAAGTGACGACTCCAGTGGCTTCCACTACTGTAAGCTACCCGAAACCGAAACCGCAAGAGAGGCCGAAGTTCCTAGGCAGGAGGCCAGCCGGCGGGCTGCCGAGCGGAGCGGGTAACGGGCTACCAGGCGCCAACAAAGTTCTCATTGGCTCTGATGCTATCACCAACACTCCGGGAGAAGAGTCGGCTGGTGCCGGTGACAATTCTGAATCCGGTGTAACTGCGAGTGGTGTCAATGGAAATGGGAATGGAGTGAACGGGTGGGGTGACCAGAGTAGCACGTACCTACCCCCACAGACTTACAACGAGTTTGGAGGAGATGGACAGAACAATAACTGGAATAATGCCGGACAGACATGGAATAACGGTAGGCATTACGATGGAAGATATTAA
- the LOC100114498 gene encoding uncharacterized protein LOC100114498: protein MLRALILIAAAAACSAAPQFLIRNSAPLPHPAVLENDAMEALLPEHLKNDFYKNPHIVAALAEPSWFGHKEAQVTNRETDMIPREKVFHILHNAGFIRR, encoded by the exons ATGCTTCGAGCGCTGATCCTCATCGCCGCGGCCGCCGCGTGCTCGGCAGCTCCACAGTTCCTGATCAGAAACTCGGCTCCTCTGCCACACCCCGCCGTCCTGGAGAACGACGCAATGGAGGCGCTCTTGCCCGAGCATCTGAAGAACGACTTTTACAAGAACCCGCACATCGTCGCCGCGTTGGCCGAGCCCAGCTGGTTCGGGCACAAAGAGGCGCAG GTAACCAACCGCGAAACCGACATGATACCGCGGGAAAAAGTCTTCCACATCCTACACAACGCCGGATTCATCCGCAGATAA